A window of Dyella terrae contains these coding sequences:
- a CDS encoding class I SAM-dependent methyltransferase, with protein MAVEQFKPIAVQSPTRQPWLFRVRCLLDLQLATIVRYLRPELAKLHGRVIDVGAGESPWRDWLPSSVTYQGIDVGNATEFGMSAGHPDVTYYDGRIMPFADASFDSALCIEVLEHTEDPALCLSEIARVLKPGASLLLTVPWSARRHHIPHDYHRFTRERLEIMFGEHGFENVEIRERGTDIGAIASKLVVLTARLAQPKVDVSLLWRIPLLVPVVPVALGFVAASHVSEALGAGAKEDPLGYFVKATRATSSRG; from the coding sequence GTGGCCGTAGAGCAATTCAAACCGATCGCCGTCCAGTCACCGACGCGGCAGCCGTGGCTGTTTCGCGTGCGCTGCCTGCTCGACCTGCAATTGGCCACCATTGTCAGGTACCTGCGTCCGGAGCTCGCCAAACTCCATGGCCGGGTGATCGACGTTGGCGCGGGCGAATCGCCATGGCGCGACTGGCTACCCTCGTCGGTGACTTACCAGGGCATTGATGTCGGTAACGCCACGGAGTTCGGCATGAGTGCCGGCCATCCGGATGTCACGTACTACGACGGACGCATCATGCCTTTCGCCGATGCAAGCTTCGACAGTGCCCTGTGCATCGAGGTGTTGGAACACACGGAAGACCCGGCGCTATGCCTGTCGGAGATCGCCCGCGTGCTCAAGCCCGGTGCGTCGCTGCTCCTGACCGTGCCGTGGTCGGCGCGTCGCCACCATATTCCGCACGACTACCATCGGTTCACGCGCGAGCGCCTCGAGATCATGTTCGGCGAACATGGTTTCGAGAACGTCGAGATTCGCGAACGCGGCACCGATATTGGCGCCATCGCCAGCAAGCTGGTGGTGCTTACAGCCCGGCTGGCGCAGCCGAAAGTCGACGTCTCGCTACTGTGGCGCATCCCGCTGCTGGTCCCCGTCGTGCCGGTGGCGCTGGGTTTCGTAGCGGCATCGCATGTATCCGAAGCCTTGGGCGCCGGTGCGAAGGAAGATCCGCTGGGCTACTTCGTCAAGGCGACGCGCGCCACATCGAGCCGCGGCTAA
- a CDS encoding NAD-dependent epimerase/dehydratase family protein: protein MSNPDIAFHIRSLTGPILVTGATGFIGATLFHMIRAVRPDVYAVVQRERNWRLAGVPEENILAANLNDPAAVKNLIGATSPKTVFDCVAYGAYSFEQDQQLIYQTNFNAITMLVSLLAKQSIAAFVHAGSSSEYGMNCAAPEESDRCEPNSHYAVSKVATAEYLQYMGKCHAFPCVNLRLYSVYGALEDSSRLIPNLLRSALAGTLPPLVNEHTSRDFVHVNDVCAAFIMAAAKMNPSLYGEDFNIGAGQRVTIGELAELTRSLFKIDEPAKFGTMEGRAWDLQDWYSNPAKAERLMGWKANIPLADGLLDMSKAFVGVTDEELASRTKKTTQARRRSVSAIIACYKDAQAIPFMHKRLTETFNKIGIDYEIIFVNDGSPDDSAEQIRLLSETDPHVIGITHSRNFGSQMAFRSGMELATKDAVVLLDGDLQDPPELIEAFYAEWEKGFDVVYGRRIKREMPWHWGLLYKAFYRVFAAFSYVKIPLDAGDFSLMDRKVVQWLLACTERDLFMRGLRAYVGFRQTGVDYLRPERMFGRTTNTFAKNIDWAKKGIFSFSNVPLTMLTTLGLSLLVLSLIAAVVVATLRVIWPDIAPRGITTLLIAVLGFGSLNLFGIGLVGEYIGKIMIEVKGRPRLIRAALIRHGVITEQTGGEAHP from the coding sequence GTGAGCAACCCCGATATCGCGTTCCATATCCGCTCCCTGACCGGTCCCATCCTGGTCACCGGTGCCACCGGCTTTATCGGCGCCACGCTGTTCCACATGATTCGCGCGGTGCGCCCGGACGTCTATGCCGTGGTGCAGCGCGAACGCAACTGGCGCCTGGCCGGCGTGCCCGAAGAAAACATCCTTGCGGCCAACCTCAACGATCCGGCCGCGGTGAAGAACCTCATCGGCGCCACGTCGCCAAAGACCGTGTTCGATTGCGTGGCCTATGGCGCCTACTCGTTCGAGCAGGACCAGCAGCTGATCTACCAGACCAACTTCAACGCCATCACGATGTTGGTCTCGCTGTTGGCCAAGCAGTCGATTGCCGCGTTCGTGCATGCTGGCTCATCGTCCGAGTACGGCATGAACTGTGCCGCGCCTGAAGAGTCGGATCGATGCGAGCCAAACAGTCACTACGCGGTATCGAAGGTGGCGACGGCTGAGTATCTGCAGTACATGGGCAAGTGCCATGCCTTCCCCTGCGTGAACCTGCGCCTGTACTCGGTCTATGGCGCCCTCGAAGACAGCTCACGACTCATTCCCAATCTGCTGCGCTCAGCGCTCGCCGGCACGCTGCCGCCGCTGGTCAACGAACACACTTCGCGCGACTTCGTCCATGTCAATGACGTCTGCGCGGCCTTCATCATGGCCGCCGCCAAGATGAACCCCTCGCTGTACGGCGAGGACTTCAACATCGGTGCCGGCCAGCGTGTCACCATTGGTGAGCTTGCCGAGCTGACCCGTTCGCTCTTCAAGATCGACGAGCCGGCCAAGTTCGGCACCATGGAAGGCCGTGCCTGGGATCTGCAGGATTGGTACTCCAATCCCGCCAAGGCCGAGCGCCTGATGGGCTGGAAGGCGAACATTCCACTGGCCGACGGCCTGCTGGACATGTCCAAGGCATTCGTTGGCGTCACCGACGAAGAGCTGGCCAGCCGCACCAAGAAGACGACCCAGGCCCGCCGTCGCTCCGTCTCGGCGATCATCGCCTGCTACAAGGATGCGCAGGCCATTCCGTTCATGCACAAGCGCCTGACGGAAACGTTCAACAAGATCGGCATCGATTACGAGATCATCTTCGTCAACGATGGCAGTCCCGACGACAGCGCGGAGCAGATCCGTCTCCTGTCGGAAACGGATCCACACGTCATCGGCATCACCCATTCGCGCAACTTCGGCTCGCAGATGGCCTTCCGCAGTGGCATGGAGCTGGCGACCAAGGACGCCGTCGTGCTGCTCGATGGCGACCTGCAGGACCCGCCCGAACTCATCGAAGCCTTCTACGCCGAGTGGGAAAAGGGTTTCGACGTTGTCTACGGCCGTCGCATCAAGCGCGAAATGCCCTGGCACTGGGGCCTCCTGTACAAGGCGTTCTATCGCGTCTTCGCCGCTTTCAGCTACGTCAAGATTCCGCTGGACGCCGGCGACTTCTCGCTGATGGACCGAAAGGTGGTCCAGTGGCTGCTCGCCTGCACGGAGCGCGACCTGTTCATGCGCGGCCTGCGCGCCTACGTCGGCTTCCGCCAGACGGGCGTGGACTACCTGCGCCCCGAGCGCATGTTCGGTCGCACGACCAACACGTTCGCCAAGAACATCGACTGGGCCAAGAAGGGCATCTTCTCCTTCAGCAACGTGCCGCTGACCATGCTCACCACGCTGGGCCTCAGCCTGCTGGTGCTTTCGCTGATCGCCGCCGTCGTGGTCGCCACGCTTCGCGTGATCTGGCCTGACATTGCGCCGCGCGGCATCACCACTTTGCTGATCGCCGTACTGGGCTTTGGCTCGCTCAACCTGTTTGGCATCGGACTGGTGGGCGAATACATCGGCAAGATCATGATCGAAGTGAAGGGGCGTCCGCGCCTCATTCGCGCCGCCCTCATCCGCCACGGTGTCATCACCGAGCAGACCGGCGGCGAAGCGCACCCGTAA
- a CDS encoding class I SAM-dependent methyltransferase has translation MQPADRNHRPCPICRRFPDHAEVYLEERIDTSALNSYSFASRKEPERLCFQMVRCPTCDLVYVDSPPSQGELAKAYHSADYDSSEEANDAASSYADAFAKVLGRLAHDSALEIGTGTGVFLEKLSAIGFRHVEGIEPSTAAIAAAPEHRRPWIREGIFVEGDYAPESFDMICCFMTLEHVRDPLEVVESAIRLLRPGGAFLSVTHDYRHPVNRMLGKRSPIVDIEHMQLFSRDSIRALFAQAGYVDIEANAFTNTYALSYWHRLMPLPAGLKRPMGRVLEGLRLNGVKLSINVGNTAAAGFKPKAHA, from the coding sequence ATGCAACCGGCTGACCGAAACCACAGGCCTTGCCCGATTTGCCGGCGCTTCCCGGACCACGCAGAGGTCTATCTGGAGGAGCGCATCGATACCTCGGCGCTGAACAGCTACAGCTTTGCCTCACGCAAGGAACCGGAGCGACTTTGCTTCCAGATGGTTCGTTGCCCCACCTGCGACCTGGTCTACGTCGACAGTCCGCCGTCCCAGGGTGAACTGGCCAAGGCCTATCACAGCGCGGACTACGACAGCAGCGAAGAAGCCAATGACGCGGCCTCGAGCTACGCAGACGCTTTCGCCAAGGTTCTCGGTCGCCTCGCCCACGACTCGGCGCTGGAGATCGGCACGGGCACGGGTGTGTTCCTGGAGAAATTGTCGGCGATCGGATTCCGCCATGTCGAAGGCATCGAGCCATCCACGGCGGCCATTGCTGCCGCGCCGGAGCATCGTCGCCCCTGGATTCGCGAAGGCATCTTCGTCGAAGGCGACTATGCGCCTGAATCGTTCGACATGATCTGCTGCTTCATGACGCTTGAGCACGTGCGCGATCCGCTGGAGGTTGTCGAATCGGCGATTCGCTTGCTGCGACCCGGCGGCGCCTTTCTCTCGGTTACGCACGATTATCGACACCCGGTCAATCGCATGCTGGGCAAGCGATCACCCATCGTCGACATCGAACACATGCAGCTGTTTTCCCGCGACAGCATTCGCGCCCTGTTCGCGCAAGCCGGTTACGTGGACATCGAAGCGAATGCGTTCACCAACACGTATGCCCTGTCGTATTGGCACCGCCTGATGCCGCTACCGGCAGGCCTCAAGCGGCCGATGGGCCGCGTGCTCGAAGGGCTGCGACTGAATGGCGTAAAGCTATCAATCAACGTGGGCAATACGGCCGCGGCCGGTTTCAAGCCGAAGGCCCATGCGTAA
- a CDS encoding GtrA family protein produces the protein MRKLLKLRFIRFVLVGGLNTLFGFTVYALFVVAHSPTWVALIGGNLAGIVFNFLTTGHFVFLDVSRRRLPRFVAAYLLTYAMNLVLIAWLNKLTYNAIVSQAILTPFMAVVSYVLLSKLVFAPAHPQAQVEHAD, from the coding sequence ATGCGTAAACTGCTCAAACTGCGCTTCATCCGGTTCGTGCTGGTGGGTGGCCTCAACACGCTGTTCGGTTTTACCGTGTATGCGTTGTTCGTGGTTGCCCACAGCCCGACCTGGGTGGCCCTGATCGGCGGCAACCTCGCGGGCATCGTGTTCAATTTCCTGACTACGGGCCACTTCGTGTTTCTCGATGTGTCCCGCCGGCGCCTGCCCCGCTTCGTCGCGGCGTATCTGCTGACGTACGCGATGAATCTTGTGCTCATTGCGTGGCTCAACAAGCTCACGTACAACGCCATCGTCAGCCAGGCCATCCTGACGCCGTTCATGGCGGTGGTTTCTTACGTGCTGCTATCGAAGCTTGTGTTTGCGCCCGCACATCCTCAGGCGCAGGTCGAGCACGCGGATTAG